One Mycolicibacterium parafortuitum DNA segment encodes these proteins:
- a CDS encoding CoA transferase: MSPMRVPAAVPARAQRVLDEAALRADAATLIGGRAALLGRQPGDRISAGGATRLLRGPDGWCALTLSRPDDLQAVPALLETDEVAADPWDAIARRAADVGVIAVAEQARLLGLPVGVLGETGPAPITVRRSGSRATPGWCEPLVVDLSTMWAGPLCGRLLADTGATVVKVESRARPDGPRHGPPEFFDWMNAGKLSYDADFTEPAGLRRLLAAADVVIESSRPAALARHGLGPADIPARPGRVWIRITGHGTDGARADWVAFGDDAAVSGGLVTGSVEDPQFCGDAIADPLTGIHAAAAVLAARNRGGGELLEISMAAVAAEYAHLRRGGDIVCTAPPLIRASARELGADTEDVDRMVGDRSAAPC, from the coding sequence GTGAGCCCGATGCGCGTCCCCGCCGCCGTGCCGGCGCGCGCGCAGAGGGTGCTCGACGAGGCCGCGTTGCGTGCCGACGCCGCGACGCTGATCGGCGGCCGCGCCGCGCTGCTCGGCCGGCAGCCCGGCGACCGGATCTCGGCGGGTGGCGCGACCCGGCTGCTGCGCGGACCCGACGGATGGTGCGCGCTGACGCTGTCGCGGCCCGACGACCTGCAGGCCGTACCCGCCCTGCTCGAGACTGACGAGGTGGCCGCTGATCCGTGGGACGCGATCGCCAGGCGTGCCGCGGACGTCGGGGTCATCGCCGTCGCCGAGCAGGCGCGGCTGCTCGGGCTTCCCGTCGGTGTGCTCGGGGAAACCGGCCCGGCGCCGATCACGGTGCGCCGCAGCGGAAGCCGCGCGACCCCGGGATGGTGCGAACCTCTGGTCGTCGACCTGTCGACGATGTGGGCGGGGCCGCTGTGCGGGCGTCTGCTGGCCGACACGGGCGCGACGGTCGTCAAGGTCGAGAGCAGGGCCCGGCCCGACGGCCCCCGGCACGGACCCCCGGAGTTCTTCGACTGGATGAACGCCGGAAAGCTCTCGTATGACGCGGATTTCACCGAGCCCGCCGGATTGCGCCGGCTGCTTGCGGCGGCCGACGTGGTGATCGAGTCGTCGCGGCCCGCCGCGCTGGCGCGCCATGGCCTGGGCCCGGCGGACATCCCGGCGCGCCCCGGCCGGGTCTGGATCCGGATCACCGGCCACGGCACCGACGGTGCGCGCGCCGACTGGGTGGCCTTCGGTGACGACGCCGCGGTGTCCGGTGGCCTGGTCACCGGGAGCGTGGAGGACCCGCAGTTCTGTGGTGACGCGATCGCCGACCCGCTGACCGGTATCCATGCCGCCGCGGCGGTGCTCGCCGCGCGCAACCGGGGCGGCGGCGAACTACTGGAGATCTCGATGGCCGCCGTCGCCGCCGAGTACGCGCACCTGCGGCGAGGTGGCGACATCGTCTGCACCGCACCACCGCTGATCCGTGCCTCTGCGCGAGAACTCGGTGCCGACACCGAGGATGTGGACCGCATGGTCGGCGACCGGTCGGCGGCACCGTGCTGA
- a CDS encoding acyl-CoA dehydrogenase family protein — translation MGGEGTVTDGLNSEEAMLVETVRAFVDREVKPTVRDVEHANTYPEAWIEQMKQIGIYGLAIPESYGGTPVSTRCYVLVTQELARGWMSLAGAMGGHTVVAKLLTLFGTEDQKQRHLPAMATGAIRATMALTEPGGGSDLQAMGTVARRDGDDLVIFGAKTWISNARRSGLIALLCKTDPDATPKHKGISVVLVENPTPGLTVSRDLPKLGYKGVESCELSFDGCRVPATAILGGTPGEGFSQMMKGLETGRIQVASRALGVASAALEDALAYAQDRESFGQPIWKHQAVGHYLADMATKLTAARQLTLYAADRYDSGARADMEAGMAKLFASEAAMEIALNAVRIHGGYGYSTEYDVERYFRDAPLMIVGEGTNEIQRNVIAGQLVARGGI, via the coding sequence ATGGGCGGGGAGGGCACTGTGACGGACGGGTTGAACAGCGAAGAGGCCATGCTGGTCGAGACGGTCCGGGCGTTCGTCGATCGCGAGGTCAAACCCACCGTGCGCGACGTCGAACACGCCAACACCTACCCCGAGGCGTGGATCGAGCAGATGAAGCAGATCGGCATCTACGGTCTCGCGATCCCGGAGTCCTACGGCGGCACGCCGGTGTCGACCCGCTGCTATGTGCTGGTCACCCAGGAGTTGGCCCGGGGCTGGATGAGCCTGGCCGGAGCGATGGGCGGGCACACCGTGGTGGCCAAACTGCTGACACTGTTCGGCACCGAGGACCAGAAGCAGCGCCACCTCCCCGCGATGGCCACCGGTGCGATTCGCGCGACGATGGCCCTGACCGAACCCGGCGGCGGTTCCGACCTGCAGGCGATGGGCACCGTCGCCCGCCGCGACGGGGATGATCTGGTGATCTTCGGGGCGAAGACGTGGATCTCCAACGCCCGCCGCTCGGGGCTGATCGCGCTGCTGTGCAAGACCGATCCCGACGCCACCCCGAAGCACAAGGGCATCTCGGTCGTGCTGGTCGAGAACCCGACCCCGGGGCTGACGGTGTCGCGGGATCTTCCCAAGCTCGGCTACAAGGGCGTCGAGTCCTGCGAGTTGTCGTTCGACGGGTGCCGGGTGCCGGCCACCGCGATCCTCGGCGGCACGCCGGGTGAAGGCTTCTCTCAGATGATGAAAGGGCTTGAGACCGGCCGTATCCAGGTCGCGTCTCGTGCTCTCGGGGTCGCGTCGGCCGCCCTGGAGGACGCGCTGGCGTATGCGCAGGACCGGGAGAGCTTCGGCCAGCCGATCTGGAAGCACCAGGCCGTCGGGCATTATCTCGCCGATATGGCGACCAAACTCACCGCCGCACGACAGTTGACGCTCTACGCCGCCGACCGCTACGACAGCGGTGCGCGCGCCGACATGGAGGCGGGCATGGCCAAGCTTTTCGCATCCGAGGCCGCGATGGAGATCGCACTGAACGCGGTCCGAATCCATGGCGGCTACGGCTATTCCACCGAGTACGATGTCGAACGCTACTTCCGGGATGCGCCGCTGATGATCGTCGGCGAGGGCACCAACGAGATCCAGCGCAACGTCATCGCCGGACAGTTGGTGGCCCGGGGCGGTATCTGA
- a CDS encoding enoyl-CoA hydratase/isomerase family protein, producing the protein MSNLVELAGGIVVGLQTPTDEATFTLTEAATDDRRAVTVGSVPDALAELTERCARWPQAAAVCDDVLRAFDPCGATFTGVVTESLAYSTLQSGPEFARWLSERGPKQVPVIPNPVVAERDGDRLTIRFNRPQRHNAFSTDARAALLEALEVARLDPSVTEVVLAGNGPSFCSGGDLAEFGTFADPASAHLARTRHSPALVLDEITARLGGRCRAQIHGQVQGSGLEMAAFCGTVSCHPDAVLGLPELALGLIPGAGGTVSITRRIGRWRTAYLVLSGRSIDAATALRWRLVDELG; encoded by the coding sequence GTGAGCAATCTGGTCGAGCTCGCCGGCGGGATCGTCGTCGGTCTCCAAACACCCACCGACGAAGCGACATTCACGCTGACCGAGGCCGCGACCGACGACCGGCGCGCGGTCACGGTGGGTTCCGTGCCCGACGCGCTCGCCGAGCTGACCGAGCGCTGCGCACGCTGGCCGCAGGCGGCCGCGGTCTGCGACGACGTACTGCGGGCGTTCGACCCGTGCGGTGCGACCTTCACCGGGGTGGTCACCGAATCGCTGGCGTACTCGACGCTGCAGTCCGGGCCGGAGTTCGCGCGCTGGCTCTCCGAACGCGGACCCAAGCAGGTCCCCGTGATCCCGAATCCCGTTGTCGCCGAACGTGACGGCGATCGGCTGACGATCCGGTTCAACCGGCCGCAGCGGCACAACGCGTTCTCCACCGACGCGAGGGCGGCGCTGCTGGAGGCGCTGGAGGTGGCCCGGCTCGATCCGTCGGTGACCGAGGTGGTGCTGGCCGGCAACGGGCCGTCCTTCTGCAGTGGTGGGGATCTCGCGGAGTTCGGCACGTTCGCCGACCCGGCCAGTGCGCACCTCGCCCGCACCCGGCACAGCCCCGCCCTCGTGCTCGACGAGATCACCGCGCGGTTGGGGGGCAGATGCCGCGCGCAGATCCACGGTCAGGTGCAGGGCAGTGGGTTGGAGATGGCGGCGTTCTGCGGGACCGTGTCGTGTCACCCCGATGCGGTACTCGGGTTGCCCGAGTTGGCGCTTGGTCTGATCCCGGGCGCCGGCGGCACGGTGAGCATCACCAGGCGGATCGGACGTTGGCGCACCGCGTATCTGGTGTTGTCGGGCCGGTCGATCGATGCCGCGACGGCGCTGCGGTGGCGTCTCGTCGACGAGCTCGGGTGA
- a CDS encoding MaoC family dehydratase yields the protein MSGGPFFDDLTVGQVFDSAPSMTLTPGVAAAHQAIIGDRLRLPLDAELSFAVTGATAPLAHPALVCDVAIGQSTLVTQRVKANLFYRGLTFHRFPVVGDTLYTRTEVVGLKQNSAKPGRAPTGLAALRMTTIDGVGRLVLDFYRCAMLPLSGEDVQTGHNDDLSAIGDAAPPVDPVSEWDADAYRSRVPGPHFDPALAGAVLRSTADVVSSAPELARLSLNIAATHHDSRVAGKRLVYGGHTIGLALAQASRLLPNLVTVLGWESCDHTGPVHEDDTLYSELTVESAEPRGGGRGGTVALRSKVFATDDGADRQVLDWRFTGVLF from the coding sequence ATGTCCGGAGGCCCCTTCTTCGACGATCTGACCGTGGGCCAGGTGTTCGACTCGGCGCCGTCGATGACGTTGACCCCAGGGGTCGCCGCGGCGCATCAGGCGATCATCGGTGACAGGCTGCGGCTGCCGCTCGACGCCGAGCTGTCGTTCGCGGTGACGGGGGCGACGGCCCCGCTCGCGCATCCGGCACTGGTGTGCGACGTCGCGATCGGGCAGTCCACGCTGGTGACGCAGCGGGTGAAGGCCAACCTGTTCTATCGCGGGCTGACCTTCCACCGGTTCCCGGTCGTCGGTGACACGCTCTACACCCGCACCGAAGTCGTCGGGCTGAAACAGAACTCGGCCAAGCCGGGCCGCGCGCCGACCGGGCTGGCGGCGCTGCGGATGACGACCATCGACGGGGTCGGCCGGTTGGTGCTGGACTTCTACCGGTGCGCGATGCTGCCGCTGAGCGGCGAGGACGTGCAGACCGGGCACAACGACGACCTGTCCGCGATCGGCGACGCGGCGCCGCCGGTGGATCCGGTCTCCGAGTGGGACGCCGACGCCTACCGCTCCCGGGTGCCTGGCCCGCACTTCGACCCCGCGCTGGCCGGGGCGGTGCTGCGCAGCACCGCCGACGTGGTCAGCAGCGCGCCCGAGCTGGCCCGCCTGTCGCTGAACATTGCTGCCACCCATCATGATTCGCGAGTCGCCGGTAAGAGGCTGGTGTACGGCGGGCACACCATCGGGCTCGCGCTCGCGCAGGCGTCGCGGCTGCTGCCGAATCTGGTCACCGTGCTCGGGTGGGAGTCCTGCGATCACACCGGCCCGGTGCACGAGGACGACACGCTTTACAGCGAGCTGACCGTCGAATCCGCCGAGCCCCGCGGCGGCGGCCGCGGCGGAACTGTCGCGCTGCGCTCCAAGGTCTTCGCCACCGACGACGGTGCTGACCGCCAGGTGCTCGACTGGCGGTTCACCGGCGTCCTGTTCTGA
- a CDS encoding amidohydrolase family protein, which translates to MLIRRAVLIDGTRTDIRVGDRIVEVCEGLRTMPGEAEFDAAGGTVLPGLHDQHIHLRAAAAALHSVRVGPENVRGKDGLADVLARATPDGDGWIRAVGYHDSVAGPLDRHVLDEITAGTPVRVQHRSGVQWTLNTAGLHRIGAPGHRDGILRSDDPSWALPHTDPDLDGLAARLTRYGVTDVTDATPDLGAGDITDLHERLPQTVRALAPGKRILHDDDLDLDALTRWIRHTHSVGVPAALHCVTAAQLVVGLAAFGAAGRHPLDRIEHAAVVPDDSIGDLAQSGVAVVTQPNFVAERGDQYLVDVPAAEHHELWRLATLLRAGVPVALSTDAPFGDADPWAAMRAAVNRRTRSGDVLGPDERIGAATALALFVSRRPGAPAAVAQGRPGNLVVLETPPDETLADLDAGAVAATVIGGEVAYER; encoded by the coding sequence GTGCTGATCCGCCGCGCAGTGCTGATCGACGGCACCCGCACTGACATCCGGGTCGGGGACAGGATCGTCGAGGTGTGCGAGGGGCTCAGGACGATGCCCGGTGAGGCCGAGTTCGACGCGGCCGGCGGCACCGTGCTGCCCGGGCTGCACGACCAGCACATCCACCTGCGGGCCGCCGCGGCCGCGCTGCACTCGGTGCGCGTCGGGCCCGAGAACGTGCGTGGCAAGGACGGCCTCGCCGACGTTCTCGCCCGCGCCACCCCCGACGGCGACGGTTGGATCCGTGCCGTCGGCTACCACGACTCGGTCGCCGGACCACTGGACAGACACGTCCTCGACGAGATCACCGCGGGCACCCCGGTCCGCGTCCAGCACCGCAGCGGCGTGCAGTGGACCCTCAACACCGCCGGCCTGCACCGGATCGGAGCACCCGGCCACCGGGACGGGATTCTGCGCAGCGACGACCCGAGTTGGGCTCTGCCGCACACCGATCCGGACCTCGACGGGCTCGCCGCACGGCTCACCCGGTACGGCGTCACCGACGTCACCGACGCGACACCGGATCTCGGTGCGGGCGACATCACCGACTTGCACGAGCGGCTACCGCAGACGGTGCGCGCCCTGGCGCCGGGGAAACGGATCCTGCACGACGACGATCTGGACCTCGACGCGCTGACCCGCTGGATCCGCCACACCCATTCGGTCGGTGTCCCGGCGGCGCTGCACTGTGTCACCGCCGCCCAGTTGGTGGTCGGGCTGGCGGCATTCGGGGCGGCGGGCCGGCACCCCCTCGACCGCATCGAGCACGCCGCGGTGGTGCCCGACGACAGCATCGGCGATCTCGCGCAGAGCGGGGTCGCGGTGGTGACCCAGCCGAACTTCGTCGCCGAGCGCGGCGACCAGTACCTCGTCGACGTCCCTGCGGCCGAACACCATGAGCTGTGGCGGCTGGCCACACTGCTGCGTGCCGGGGTGCCCGTCGCGCTGTCCACCGACGCACCGTTCGGCGACGCCGACCCGTGGGCGGCGATGCGTGCCGCCGTGAACCGTCGCACCCGATCCGGCGACGTGCTGGGCCCCGACGAACGAATCGGCGCGGCAACGGCATTGGCGCTGTTCGTGAGCCGCAGGCCGGGCGCACCGGCGGCCGTCGCCCAGGGGAGGCCGGGCAACCTGGTGGTGCTGGAAACCCCGCCGGACGAGACACTGGCCGACCTCGACGCCGGCGCGGTCGCCGCGACCGTGATCGGCGGCGAGGTCGCCTACGAGCGCTAG
- a CDS encoding alpha/beta hydrolase, which translates to MLPRQIITPVTLPLLRRASRLMWRRAPADDIEVLTLSSGVGVRLFRPAGDAGTTPALLWIHGGGYVIGDAAQDDVLCRRFARELGATVASVDYRLAPDFPYPVPLEDCYEALKWLAALPAVDPSRIAIGGASAGGGLAAALALLARDRGEIPLAAQLLVYPMIDDRTVLRGGLDNPGHRLWNQASNRFGWRSYLGDADPDVAVPARRGDLAGLPPAWIGVGTLDLFHDEDLAYAERLRAAGVPCEVEVVQGAFHGFDGIAPKAEVSLAFFRSQCALLRTAFAPAAA; encoded by the coding sequence ATGCTGCCCCGACAGATCATCACCCCGGTCACGTTGCCGCTGCTGCGCCGCGCGTCGCGGCTGATGTGGCGCCGCGCCCCGGCCGACGACATCGAGGTGCTGACGCTGTCGTCCGGTGTCGGGGTTCGGCTCTTCCGCCCGGCCGGCGACGCCGGGACCACCCCTGCGCTGCTGTGGATCCACGGGGGCGGCTACGTCATCGGTGACGCCGCCCAGGACGACGTGCTGTGCCGGCGGTTCGCGCGCGAACTCGGCGCGACCGTCGCGTCGGTCGACTACCGGCTGGCACCGGACTTTCCGTATCCGGTTCCGCTGGAAGACTGCTACGAGGCGTTGAAGTGGCTGGCCGCGCTGCCCGCAGTGGACCCGTCGCGGATCGCGATCGGCGGGGCCAGCGCGGGCGGCGGGCTGGCCGCGGCACTGGCGCTGCTGGCCCGCGACCGCGGCGAGATCCCGCTGGCAGCACAGCTTCTGGTGTACCCGATGATCGACGACCGCACCGTGTTACGTGGCGGGCTGGACAACCCGGGGCACCGGCTGTGGAACCAGGCCAGCAACCGGTTCGGCTGGCGCTCCTATCTCGGCGACGCCGATCCCGACGTCGCGGTGCCCGCGCGGCGTGGGGACCTCGCCGGGTTACCACCGGCGTGGATCGGTGTCGGCACCCTGGATCTGTTCCACGACGAGGACCTCGCCTACGCCGAGCGGTTACGTGCGGCGGGAGTGCCGTGTGAGGTGGAGGTGGTGCAGGGCGCGTTCCACGGCTTCGACGGCATCGCACCGAAAGCCGAAGTGTCGCTGGCGTTCTTCCGCAGCCAATGCGCACTGCTGCGGACGGCGTTCGCGCCCGCGGCAGCCTAG
- a CDS encoding GntR family transcriptional regulator translates to MPPAYQVLRERLREEIAAGRYPDGIRLPTESELVTRYGLSRQTVRRAFQDLVADGTVFRVPGRGSYASEHGRRYLRQLGSIEDLMSLSDDTTMEVLDGLHRRVDIDAASRLRLDGDVVYTVVFRRLHDGVAFGHTTIHLPPAVAAAVLDSPDLASGAVSTHTVIGLLEPHLQHPIAEAAQSITVTAADPAAAAAVGCGPGHPMLRVDRLYADEQGRPVELAVSQFLPEQYTYRVTLRRSS, encoded by the coding sequence ATGCCCCCGGCCTATCAGGTTCTGCGCGAGCGCCTCCGCGAGGAGATCGCGGCCGGGCGCTATCCCGACGGCATCCGGCTGCCCACCGAGTCCGAACTCGTAACGAGGTACGGACTTTCACGCCAGACGGTACGGCGGGCATTCCAAGATCTGGTCGCCGATGGCACCGTCTTCCGGGTGCCGGGACGGGGGAGCTACGCCAGCGAGCACGGCCGCCGTTACCTGCGACAGCTCGGTTCCATCGAGGACCTGATGAGCTTGTCCGACGACACCACGATGGAGGTGCTCGACGGTCTGCACCGCCGCGTCGACATCGACGCGGCCAGTCGGCTGCGCCTCGACGGCGACGTCGTGTACACGGTGGTGTTCCGGCGGCTGCACGACGGTGTGGCGTTCGGACACACGACGATTCACCTGCCTCCTGCGGTGGCCGCCGCGGTACTGGACTCCCCCGACCTGGCGTCCGGCGCCGTCAGCACGCACACCGTGATAGGCCTGCTCGAACCGCACCTGCAACACCCGATCGCCGAAGCCGCGCAGTCGATCACGGTGACCGCGGCCGACCCGGCCGCGGCAGCCGCGGTCGGATGCGGGCCCGGCCATCCGATGCTGCGGGTGGACCGGCTCTACGCCGACGAGCAGGGCCGCCCGGTCGAGTTGGCGGTCAGCCAGTTCCTGCCCGAGCAGTACACCTACCGCGTCACGCTGCGCCGGTCGAGTTAG
- the fadD4 gene encoding fatty-acid--CoA ligase FadD4, whose product MQIRDTAVATPDKPAVIMYPSGTVVTFGELEARANRLAHLFRDAGLVEGDAVALLMENSEHFHAVMWAARRAGLYYVPINTHLTAAEVAYIVDNCGAKAIVGSAKLADTLAGLEAELPNGLPPLRLVAGGELEGWQSYPECVADKPDTPIADEIDGDLLQYSSGTTGRPKGIKRELPHLPPAEVPGMMAMLVSFWMHPDAVYLSPAPLYHTAPSVWSMQTQAGGITTVIMEKFDAEGALDAIQKHKVTHGQFVPVMFTRMLKLPEEIREKYDVSSLERVMHAAAPCPVEVKKQMIDWWGPIVDEYYASSEAHGSTLITAEQWLEHPGSVGKPLTGVIHIVGEDGEELPPGQAGEIYFEGGYDFEYLNDPDKTKSSRHPKGWKTVGDIGYLDDEGFLYLTDRRHHMIISGGVNIYPQEAENLLVTHPKVMDAAVFGVPDDEMGQQVKAVVQTVDPADATEEFADELIAWLRDRLAHYKCPRSLSFEAQLPRTDTGKLYKQELIKKYS is encoded by the coding sequence ATGCAGATCCGTGACACTGCCGTCGCCACGCCCGACAAGCCCGCCGTCATCATGTATCCGTCCGGGACGGTGGTGACGTTCGGAGAGCTCGAAGCCAGGGCCAACCGGTTGGCGCACCTGTTCCGCGACGCGGGACTCGTCGAGGGTGACGCCGTGGCGCTGCTGATGGAGAACAGCGAGCACTTCCACGCCGTGATGTGGGCCGCGCGCCGCGCCGGGCTGTACTACGTCCCGATCAACACCCACCTCACCGCCGCCGAGGTCGCCTACATCGTCGACAACTGCGGCGCCAAGGCGATCGTCGGCTCGGCCAAGCTCGCCGACACCCTCGCCGGTCTCGAAGCCGAACTGCCCAACGGTCTCCCTCCGCTGCGGCTGGTCGCCGGCGGAGAGCTGGAGGGCTGGCAGAGCTACCCCGAGTGCGTGGCCGACAAGCCGGACACACCGATCGCCGACGAGATCGACGGCGACCTGCTGCAGTACTCGTCGGGCACCACCGGCCGCCCGAAGGGCATCAAACGCGAACTGCCGCACCTGCCGCCGGCCGAGGTGCCGGGCATGATGGCCATGCTGGTGTCGTTCTGGATGCATCCCGACGCGGTGTACCTGAGCCCCGCGCCGCTGTACCACACCGCGCCGTCGGTGTGGTCGATGCAGACCCAGGCCGGGGGCATCACCACGGTCATCATGGAGAAGTTCGACGCCGAGGGCGCGCTCGACGCGATCCAGAAGCACAAGGTCACGCACGGGCAGTTCGTGCCGGTGATGTTCACCCGCATGTTGAAGCTGCCTGAGGAGATCCGGGAAAAGTACGACGTGTCGAGCCTGGAGCGCGTCATGCACGCGGCCGCGCCGTGCCCGGTCGAGGTCAAGAAGCAGATGATCGACTGGTGGGGACCGATCGTCGATGAGTACTACGCATCCTCGGAAGCGCACGGTTCGACGCTGATCACCGCCGAACAGTGGCTGGAGCATCCCGGTTCGGTCGGCAAGCCGCTGACCGGCGTGATCCACATCGTCGGCGAGGACGGCGAGGAGCTGCCGCCCGGGCAGGCCGGTGAGATCTACTTCGAGGGCGGCTACGACTTCGAGTACCTCAACGACCCCGACAAGACCAAGTCGTCCCGCCACCCGAAGGGCTGGAAGACGGTGGGGGACATCGGCTATCTCGACGACGAGGGCTTCCTGTACCTGACCGACCGTAGGCACCACATGATAATCTCCGGTGGGGTGAACATCTACCCGCAGGAAGCCGAGAACCTGCTGGTGACGCACCCGAAGGTGATGGACGCGGCCGTGTTCGGCGTGCCGGACGACGAGATGGGCCAGCAGGTCAAGGCCGTCGTACAGACCGTCGACCCGGCCGACGCCACCGAAGAGTTCGCCGACGAGCTCATCGCCTGGCTGCGGGATCGCCTGGCGCACTACAAGTGTCCGCGGTCGCTGTCGTTCGAGGCGCAGCTGCCCCGCACCGACACCGGCAAGCTGTACAAGCAGGAGCTCATCAAGAAGTACTCGTGA
- a CDS encoding acyl-CoA dehydrogenase — protein sequence MSKSASASKLAITDDHQDLAEAASGQLTRLQALAAARATLDGGPSHPADLWSAATNLGWTGLALPEDVGGSGYGLSELAVVLECLGRRLTPGPFLPSTAAAVVIDRCAPDSVRADTLPDLASGTTVAALGVSGTLAVADTVTGRSPAVLGAPDAALLVLVAGDDVVIVDAADDGVTVTPLDSLDPTRSIGSVTLSGVAVPADRLLRGAARNARTVFRTLAAAEAVGVSWATLDMAVEYAKVREQFGRTIGTFQAVKHHAANMLVAAETATAAVWDAARADDLDSAAFAAAVAAALAIRAQVFNAQNNIQLHGGIGFTWEHDAHLYLRRARTLAALMADGADPLVDIVDAQRCGQAHGASFTLPAEAEEYRSQARDAAAKVRSLPAEQQRDFLVDSGYLVPHWPKPWGRGANVLEQLVIEEEFDDVERVDMGITGWVALTIAQAGSDDQRERWVEPVLRGQSMWCQLFSEPGAGSDAAAVRTSAKKVDGGWRVTGQKVWTSLAHMCQWGLATVRTDPDAPKHAGVTMMAIDMTADGVTVNPLRGLTGTAHFNEVFFDDVFVPDSDVVGDVNKGWLVARATLGNERISIGGGSGGASGTTPAHLVKLLDDAPDPQRYVRRAGEVIAEIHSLKLLNLRRATRAISGAEPGPEGNVTKLLVAESGQHLTELAFELAGTAAVTGQIPQLTTSYLGNRAMTIAGGTSEITRNTIAERILGLPRDPLLR from the coding sequence GTGAGCAAGAGCGCGAGCGCGTCCAAGTTAGCCATCACCGACGACCACCAGGACCTTGCGGAGGCCGCATCCGGCCAGCTGACCAGGCTGCAGGCACTGGCCGCGGCCCGCGCCACCCTCGACGGAGGCCCGTCGCATCCGGCGGACCTCTGGTCAGCCGCCACCAACCTGGGCTGGACCGGTCTGGCGCTACCCGAGGACGTCGGCGGCTCCGGCTACGGGCTCTCCGAGCTGGCCGTCGTGCTCGAATGCCTGGGTCGCCGGCTCACCCCCGGCCCGTTCCTGCCCAGCACCGCCGCCGCGGTGGTGATCGACCGGTGCGCGCCGGACTCCGTGCGCGCCGATACCCTGCCCGACCTGGCCTCCGGCACCACCGTCGCGGCACTCGGCGTGTCCGGCACCCTGGCCGTCGCCGACACCGTCACCGGCCGAAGTCCCGCGGTGCTCGGCGCGCCGGATGCCGCGCTGCTCGTGCTGGTCGCCGGCGACGACGTGGTGATCGTCGACGCCGCCGACGACGGCGTCACGGTGACCCCGCTCGATTCGCTGGACCCGACCCGCAGCATCGGTTCGGTGACTCTGAGCGGCGTGGCCGTGCCGGCCGACCGGCTGCTGCGCGGGGCCGCGCGCAACGCCAGGACGGTGTTTCGCACCCTCGCCGCGGCCGAGGCCGTCGGGGTCAGCTGGGCGACACTGGACATGGCCGTCGAGTACGCGAAGGTGCGCGAGCAGTTCGGCCGCACCATCGGCACCTTCCAGGCGGTCAAACACCACGCCGCGAACATGCTCGTGGCCGCCGAGACCGCGACGGCCGCAGTGTGGGACGCCGCCCGCGCCGACGACCTGGACAGCGCCGCCTTCGCCGCGGCGGTCGCCGCGGCACTGGCCATCCGCGCGCAGGTGTTCAACGCGCAGAACAACATTCAATTACACGGCGGTATCGGCTTCACCTGGGAGCACGATGCGCACCTGTATCTGCGCCGCGCACGCACCCTGGCCGCGCTGATGGCCGACGGTGCCGACCCGCTCGTCGACATCGTCGACGCGCAGCGCTGCGGACAGGCGCACGGGGCGTCGTTCACCCTGCCCGCGGAAGCCGAGGAGTACCGCAGCCAGGCCCGCGATGCCGCCGCCAAGGTCCGGTCGCTGCCCGCCGAGCAGCAGCGCGACTTCCTCGTCGACTCCGGATACCTGGTCCCGCACTGGCCGAAGCCGTGGGGCCGTGGGGCGAACGTGCTCGAACAACTCGTCATCGAGGAGGAATTCGACGACGTCGAGCGCGTCGACATGGGTATCACCGGCTGGGTCGCACTGACGATCGCCCAGGCCGGCAGCGACGACCAGCGTGAACGCTGGGTCGAACCGGTGCTGCGCGGACAGAGCATGTGGTGTCAGCTGTTCTCCGAACCCGGCGCCGGATCCGACGCCGCCGCCGTGCGCACGTCGGCGAAGAAGGTCGACGGCGGCTGGCGGGTGACCGGCCAGAAGGTGTGGACCAGCCTCGCGCACATGTGCCAGTGGGGGCTGGCGACCGTGCGCACCGATCCGGACGCCCCGAAGCACGCCGGGGTGACCATGATGGCGATCGACATGACCGCCGACGGTGTCACGGTCAACCCGTTGCGCGGCCTCACCGGCACCGCCCACTTCAACGAAGTGTTCTTCGACGACGTGTTCGTGCCCGACTCCGACGTGGTCGGCGACGTGAACAAGGGCTGGCTGGTCGCGCGGGCCACCCTCGGCAACGAGCGCATCTCGATCGGGGGTGGCTCCGGCGGCGCCTCCGGCACCACGCCCGCCCACCTCGTCAAGCTGCTCGACGACGCCCCCGACCCGCAACGCTACGTCCGGCGCGCCGGTGAGGTGATCGCCGAGATCCACTCGCTCAAGCTGCTGAACCTGCGCCGCGCGACCCGCGCGATCTCGGGAGCCGAGCCCGGCCCCGAGGGCAACGTCACCAAGCTTCTGGTCGCCGAGTCCGGTCAGCACCTGACCGAGCTGGCGTTCGAGCTGGCAGGCACCGCCGCGGTGACCGGACAGATTCCGCAACTGACGACCAGCTATCTGGGCAACCGGGCGATGACGATCGCGGGCGGCACCTCCGAGATCACCCGCAACACGATCGCCGAACGGATCCTCGGTCTGCCACGAGATCCGCTGCTTCGCTGA